ATCATCGACTTGATGTAGGTGCAAATTATAATATAGAAAATCACACTTTCGGCATTCATATTTATAATCTTTATAACAAAAGAAATCCGGATTTTATTGATTTTAAAAACAGTGTATTTTCAGAATCCGGAAATGACAGTTTGATTAAATATTCTGTTATGCCTTTTTTCCCTACTGTAAGTTATTCATACAGGTTTAATTAAAGTTAGTCCATAAAGTCTCGGTGTGGTTTAGTTTATTATGCTCTACAATAGTTAAATAACTTATATATAATTAATTAAAGAATCCTCGCCGAGTCTTTTTTCAAAAATATCGACTTTATGGATAAACACTAATTTTTGCAACTATTCTCACAAAAAGTATGTATTAATTCATATACTTTTTGTATTTTTGTTAAAACAACTTAAACTTATTACTATGAAAATTTTTAAATTTACTTTATTGCTGATTTTCTTGTTTTTTATAAAAGTAAATTTTTCTCAAGGGCTTTATCGTTGGGATAACTCATCAGAAGGAGACTGGAATACAGCTTCAAACTGGGAATTTGTGTCAGGAACTCCAAACGGAAACGGATATCCCGAGGCAAATGATGATGCAATATTTACAGAAGATGATATTACTGTATTTCTCCCCCCCTTAGCAAACAATGCTCAAGTTGCGTCTGTCAATATTTTAAATGGTTCTGATATATATTTCGAGAACGGTTACATAAATGTTCTGGAAAACTTTGTAGTTTCTGATAATTCGATAATACATTTGATTTCTGTTAATAATGCAGTAATTTTTATTAATGATACTGCTGATATATATGGTCTTGTAGAAGCCGGGAATTTCAGTGGTATAGCACCACAAGGTACTAATGCAGATATTCTTTTTCATGAAGGTTCAATCTATATTGCAGGAACAGATTTAGATCATCCTTTTCAATACATTACTACTCTTCCAAATACTGTTACATTTGAAAACGGTTCTACATACAGGCATTACGGCGGGACTTCTCCTGTGGGTGATGATCCGAATGATGTAGTAAATTTTGATCCTGAAAGTAATTATGAAATTTATGTAGAAGATCATAGTTTGTTATTGTTTTCCGGAAATACATTCGGGAATATTAGTGTGCATACATCTGAAGATATCATTAACGACGGTACCGCTGCAATACCTTCTGTTTTTATTTTTAACACATTAACAACCGTTGATAAAGGATTTTCTTTTATTGGCACACTGCATGATGCTGTTGAAATTACCGGCAACTTAATTAATGCATCAGGTGGTGATATTATTATAACTGCCGGCGATTATATTACATTCTCAAATAACGACGGACCTGTTATTTTACAAGGAAATAATAATATTAATTTCAGTTTAAATGAAAGTGCCGATTTCAATTTTATTGAATCCGGAACCGAACTGATATTAGAGACTGATATTAATATTGATGTTATTCCGGGTGATACAGCATATTATGAAGTTAACGGAATTATTGATTGTGATGATTTTAATATTATTCCGAGTCCCGGTGCTTATCTTACTCTTGAAGAAAATTCTGTTTTAAAAACCGCTCATTCCGGCGGTGTAACAGGCAGTATTCCAAATATTGAAATTATGTCCGGTGCAAAAATAGAATATAATAGAACAGAAGGGAACCAGGTTACTGGTTTAACGGACATTTCAAACAGCTTTTATCTTTCCGAAATGAAAATATACAATCCTTACACAGTAACTTTAGACAATAAAGTTGAAGTTTATATCTTGAATTTAAATAACGGTAATTTTAATATTGATGATGAAACATTAATAATAAACGGTCATATTGATTACGGTGAAGGTATTTTGTCAGGTAATTCTGAAAATTCACGTCTTGAAATTATCAGTACTGACGGATTAGGTTTTGAACTGCGAACATCATTAGACTTAAATGATTTGGTAATAGACGGGACTGATATTTTATTATCCGGAGACGGTACATTAACCATAGATCATTCTCTTGAATTAAACTACGGAAGATTAAATATTAACAATTCAACTCTTAAATTTGGTGATAATGCTGTAATATCTTCTGTTAATAACAGCAGCAGTTATATTATTGCCGAAAATGAAGGTTTCGTTAAAAAAGTTTTTTCTCTGAATGGTGATGAAGCCATTCCCATAGGAACATCGGATTTTTATTCAGAAGTAACAATTATTCCTGACAGTAATATTGAATATTATATAAATGTATTTGACTCTGTATATTCTAACGGCAGAGACGGGCAACAATATACATATGATATGTTAAATATGACATGGAATATAAATTCTGTTACTGATACAGATGCAAAACTTGAAATATACTGGGATAACACATCAAATATAAAATTATCGGGTTTTGATGATGATAATGCTTTTATCAGTTATTTCAACAATAATACAAGAACTTGGGATAATCAACCTGCATTAAGTTTTTCGATTTCATCAACTCCGCCTTTAACAGGAATATATCGAAATATAAATAATAACGGTTTGTATTGTGTTGCATCATCCATAGTTAATAATGAACCGGTTGCCGAAGATCAAGTGTTTATCGTTCCGGAACACAGCCCTAACGGTACAATTGTAGGTACAATAGAAGTAAGTGATCCCGATCCGGGTCAAGTATTAACTGTTAATTTAATAACCGGTTCGGATATCAACCCGTTTGGTTTAAATGATGATTTTACAATTACAGTAAGAAATACTGAACTTCTCGAGCGATCAAACTTCCCTTTTGAATACGATCTCGAAGTGTGTGATAATGCAAA
Above is a genomic segment from Bacteroidales bacterium containing:
- a CDS encoding gliding motility-associated C-terminal domain-containing protein; its protein translation is MKIFKFTLLLIFLFFIKVNFSQGLYRWDNSSEGDWNTASNWEFVSGTPNGNGYPEANDDAIFTEDDITVFLPPLANNAQVASVNILNGSDIYFENGYINVLENFVVSDNSIIHLISVNNAVIFINDTADIYGLVEAGNFSGIAPQGTNADILFHEGSIYIAGTDLDHPFQYITTLPNTVTFENGSTYRHYGGTSPVGDDPNDVVNFDPESNYEIYVEDHSLLLFSGNTFGNISVHTSEDIINDGTAAIPSVFIFNTLTTVDKGFSFIGTLHDAVEITGNLINASGGDIIITAGDYITFSNNDGPVILQGNNNINFSLNESADFNFIESGTELILETDINIDVIPGDTAYYEVNGIIDCDDFNIIPSPGAYLTLEENSVLKTAHSGGVTGSIPNIEIMSGAKIEYNRTEGNQVTGLTDISNSFYLSEMKIYNPYTVTLDNKVEVYILNLNNGNFNIDDETLIINGHIDYGEGILSGNSENSRLEIISTDGLGFELRTSLDLNDLVIDGTDILLSGDGTLTIDHSLELNYGRLNINNSTLKFGDNAVISSVNNSSSYIIAENEGFVKKVFSLNGDEAIPIGTSDFYSEVTIIPDSNIEYYINVFDSVYSNGRDGQQYTYDMLNMTWNINSVTDTDAKLEIYWDNTSNIKLSGFDDDNAFISYFNNNTRTWDNQPALSFSISSTPPLTGIYRNINNNGLYCVASSIVNNEPVAEDQVFIVPEHSPNGTIVGTIEVSDPDPGQVLTVNLITGSDINPFGLNDDFTITVRNTELLERSNFPFEYDLEVCDNAKDAMHTPFHITVNFEEVYDELVIANYLSPNHDNLNDTWKIKGIEPCNIDVFIYSNTGNLVYESKGYRSDWDGTSKGSRLPAGVYYYIVKTDMSEYKGTITLVR